The Bifidobacterium animalis subsp. animalis ATCC 25527 genome has a segment encoding these proteins:
- a CDS encoding cold-shock protein, producing the protein MPSGRIRWFDAKKGYGFIAGDDGKDVFLPQTALPQGVRNPRKGAKVEYSVIEGNRGQVAMGVTMVASAPSLVKATRPKPDDMAAIVEDLIKLLDSAGNGLRRHRYPSAADSRKLATLLRAVADDFDVQD; encoded by the coding sequence ATGCCCAGCGGACGCATTCGTTGGTTTGACGCGAAGAAAGGCTATGGATTCATTGCAGGCGATGACGGCAAGGATGTGTTCCTGCCCCAGACCGCATTGCCGCAGGGAGTGAGAAACCCGAGAAAAGGCGCGAAGGTAGAGTATTCGGTGATCGAGGGCAACCGTGGACAGGTCGCCATGGGGGTCACCATGGTCGCTTCGGCGCCATCCTTGGTGAAGGCCACCAGGCCGAAACCGGATGACATGGCCGCCATTGTGGAGGATCTCATCAAGCTCCTCGACTCCGCCGGCAATGGTTTGCGACGCCACCGCTACCCGTCGGCGGCGGATAGCCGAAAGCTGGCCACACTGCTGCGTGCCGTGGCCGATGACTTCGATGTACAGGACTGA
- a CDS encoding DUF3027 domain-containing protein, producing MATSEFDPIALARAEAIDTAHEPEDVGEFVTSESHDDGVTDFRFEALMKGYEGWQWSVTLYHDVELDHWTIDESSLIPTDKALLPPKWVPWKDRLLPSDLSVTDSIGTSEDDERLDDGISIDEAVSRTEELNAEQQAAEAVESQEAGSPDEQADALTAVEDVVEAVEELDLSRRHVLSELGQTQTAQRWYEGPHGPKSLSTKTADGNLCSTCGFFIPLTGSLKTMFGVCANRWSPDDGKVVSVDHGCGEHSEIRPPEPSRMWVQTKPAYDDLHIDVVAQQGRDERKDEELLESLDEIDAESLAELKQKTLSTNDDPSDVNAFSVESVPPQDSSDAQEPEGGSTAEPPAAAEIPEGEDSKQIDSVRTSETVIAEEAGE from the coding sequence ATGGCAACAAGTGAATTCGATCCCATCGCCTTGGCGAGGGCGGAGGCAATCGACACCGCGCATGAACCGGAGGATGTTGGTGAGTTCGTCACCAGCGAGTCCCACGATGATGGTGTGACCGATTTCCGCTTCGAGGCGCTCATGAAGGGATACGAGGGCTGGCAGTGGTCGGTGACGCTGTACCACGATGTCGAGCTCGACCATTGGACCATCGACGAATCGTCGCTGATCCCCACGGACAAGGCCCTTCTGCCACCGAAATGGGTGCCTTGGAAGGATCGTCTGCTTCCCAGTGACCTCTCCGTGACCGATTCAATCGGTACTTCGGAGGACGATGAACGGCTTGATGATGGCATCAGCATTGACGAGGCGGTCAGCCGCACGGAGGAGCTCAATGCCGAACAGCAGGCGGCTGAAGCCGTGGAGTCTCAGGAGGCGGGATCCCCCGATGAGCAGGCTGACGCGTTGACCGCCGTTGAAGATGTGGTGGAGGCCGTCGAGGAACTCGACCTGTCGAGGCGTCATGTGCTTTCGGAATTGGGGCAGACGCAGACGGCGCAGCGTTGGTATGAAGGTCCCCATGGCCCCAAGTCGCTCTCCACGAAAACCGCCGATGGCAACTTGTGTTCAACCTGCGGGTTCTTCATTCCGCTCACCGGAAGCCTCAAAACGATGTTCGGCGTATGCGCAAACCGTTGGAGCCCGGATGACGGGAAAGTGGTCTCAGTGGATCATGGTTGTGGAGAACATTCCGAGATTCGTCCGCCAGAGCCGAGTCGTATGTGGGTGCAGACAAAGCCCGCCTATGATGATCTGCATATTGATGTGGTGGCCCAGCAGGGCCGTGACGAGCGCAAGGATGAGGAACTGCTCGAAAGCCTGGATGAGATCGATGCGGAATCGCTGGCAGAACTCAAACAGAAGACGCTCAGTACGAACGATGACCCATCCGACGTCAATGCGTTCAGTGTCGAGTCGGTACCGCCGCAGGATTCTTCCGACGCGCAGGAACCGGAAGGAGGATCTACAGCGGAGCCACCCGCTGCCGCAGAGATACCCGAGGGCGAAGATTCCAAGCAGATTGATTCGGTGCGCACCAGCGAGACGGTGATTGCGGAGGAAGCTGGCGAATAA
- a CDS encoding universal stress protein: MEPATVQSLNPQGDLVVGVDGSQESFGALRWALRQAALSGQTVNAVYGWSYSWDMGPEPTTDDELAKLRTQIAEKLRDWVKDAAEGIDISSDQIRLTSFRASGASALLEIGSDAQQIVVGRRTLGRVARWFSGSLSSSLAEESQIPVTIIRVENEDQSVQDEIASALTPGSQEVHFELPAPDTPRTSRPIVVGVDGSDTSRRALEFAAWLANLNHAPLHVMYCWQLKDMTGIPGYETSVPPLDVAQQHAEQVVQELIASSTLPEGLPIKTDVFHISAGKGLVSASRYCRHIVVGSRGLSGADAHFLGSVSKQLINLAECNLTIVH; this comes from the coding sequence ATGGAACCGGCAACAGTGCAGTCGCTGAACCCACAGGGAGATCTGGTGGTGGGTGTGGATGGCTCTCAGGAATCGTTCGGCGCATTGCGTTGGGCGTTGCGCCAAGCCGCCCTTTCCGGGCAGACCGTGAACGCCGTGTACGGCTGGTCATACTCATGGGACATGGGCCCTGAACCCACCACCGACGACGAGCTTGCGAAACTGCGTACGCAGATTGCCGAGAAACTGCGGGATTGGGTGAAGGACGCAGCCGAGGGCATCGACATCTCCTCCGACCAGATCCGCCTTACTTCGTTCCGTGCCTCCGGCGCATCTGCGCTGCTTGAGATTGGCAGCGACGCCCAGCAGATCGTCGTGGGGCGGCGCACACTCGGGCGCGTCGCCCGCTGGTTCTCCGGCTCCCTGTCTTCCTCGCTTGCCGAGGAATCGCAGATTCCAGTGACGATCATTCGCGTGGAGAACGAGGATCAATCGGTGCAGGATGAGATTGCCAGCGCGCTGACGCCCGGTTCTCAGGAGGTCCACTTCGAACTTCCCGCCCCCGACACGCCTCGAACAAGTCGTCCGATCGTCGTAGGCGTGGACGGATCGGACACGTCCCGTCGAGCACTCGAGTTCGCCGCATGGTTGGCGAACCTGAACCATGCTCCCCTCCATGTGATGTACTGCTGGCAATTGAAGGACATGACCGGGATCCCCGGCTATGAGACAAGCGTGCCGCCGCTCGATGTGGCCCAACAGCATGCCGAGCAGGTGGTGCAGGAGCTCATCGCGTCAAGCACGTTGCCCGAAGGGCTCCCCATCAAGACGGACGTCTTCCATATCAGCGCAGGCAAGGGATTGGTAAGCGCCTCACGTTACTGCCGCCATATTGTGGTGGGTTCCCGCGGGCTCTCCGGTGCCGATGCGCATTTCCTGGGTTCGGTCTCCAAGCAGCTCATCAACCTCGCGGAATGCAACCTCACCATTGTGCACTGA
- a CDS encoding ATP-dependent Clp protease ATP-binding subunit — protein MFERFTDRARRVIVLAQEEARALQHNYIGTEHLLLGLIREGDGVAAKALEAKGVTLEDTRKQVEEMIGKGTAAPTGHIPFTPHAKQVLELSLREALQLGHSYIGTEHILLGLIREGEGVGTQVLIKMDVDLSDLRSTTIDMIRGNSGNGEGDKGDMANAGSVQDKRSQSGSAILDQFGRNLTAEAKDGKLDPVIGRSTEIERVMVVLSRRTKNNPVLIGEPGVGKTAVVEGLAQKIVAGDVPETLKDKQVYSLDLGSMVAGSRYRGDFEERLKKVLKEIKTRGDIVLFIDEIHTIVGAGSADGALGASDMLKPMLARGELQTIGATTTDEYRKYIEKDAALERRFQPIQVSEPSIAETIEILKGLRARYENHHHVTITDGALQSAAELSARYIQDRNLPDKAIDLIDEAGARLRIKRLTAPPELKELDNRIARIAKEKDQTIKDQQFEKAAELRDKQEKLEAERKEKEKSWREGESDVRMVVDEDVIAEVISQSTGIPVFKLTQAESKKLMSMEKELHKRIIGQDEAVSALSRSIRRTRVGLKDPKRPAGSFIFAGPTGVGKTELAKALAQFLFDDEDALIRVDMSEFSEKYAASRLFGAPPGYVGYEEGGELTEKVRRKPFSVVLFDEIEKAHPDIFNTLLQVLDDGHLTDGQGRKVDFKNTIIILTTNLGTRDIAKTANTGFTMGGNTESSYQRMKDQVSSELKQQFRPEFLNRLDDIIVFRQLTEPQVRQIVDLDVTKINDRLFERHMELDLTDKAKDLLAEKGFDPLLGARPLRRVIQRDIEDTISEKILMGDLHDNERVIVDAEGDGILGEFTFRGEPFELPAAGEGDESKDVVPEPAAAASEAE, from the coding sequence ATGTTCGAACGGTTTACCGACCGTGCGCGCCGGGTCATCGTGCTCGCGCAGGAAGAGGCTCGTGCCCTCCAGCACAACTACATCGGCACCGAGCATCTGTTGCTTGGGCTGATTCGTGAGGGAGATGGCGTGGCCGCCAAGGCTCTCGAGGCCAAAGGCGTGACGTTGGAAGACACCCGCAAGCAGGTCGAGGAGATGATCGGCAAGGGCACTGCGGCTCCAACAGGCCACATTCCCTTCACTCCGCACGCCAAGCAGGTGCTGGAGCTTTCGCTGCGTGAAGCGTTGCAGCTGGGGCATAGCTACATCGGAACCGAACATATTCTGTTGGGCCTCATCCGTGAGGGTGAGGGCGTGGGCACTCAGGTGCTCATCAAGATGGATGTCGATCTTTCCGACCTGCGCAGCACCACGATCGACATGATCCGCGGCAACTCCGGCAACGGTGAGGGTGACAAGGGCGACATGGCCAACGCGGGTTCCGTGCAGGACAAGCGCAGCCAGAGCGGTTCCGCCATACTGGATCAGTTCGGGCGCAACCTGACGGCCGAGGCGAAGGACGGCAAACTCGACCCGGTCATCGGCCGCAGCACGGAGATCGAACGCGTCATGGTGGTGCTTTCGCGCCGTACGAAGAACAATCCGGTGCTGATCGGCGAGCCGGGTGTGGGCAAGACGGCGGTGGTCGAGGGGCTTGCGCAGAAGATCGTTGCCGGTGACGTGCCGGAGACGCTCAAGGACAAGCAGGTGTATTCGCTCGATCTGGGTTCCATGGTCGCGGGATCGCGGTATCGCGGCGATTTTGAGGAGCGCTTGAAGAAAGTGCTCAAGGAGATCAAGACTCGCGGCGACATCGTGCTGTTCATCGATGAGATTCATACGATCGTAGGAGCAGGTTCTGCGGATGGTGCCCTCGGGGCCTCCGATATGCTCAAACCGATGCTGGCACGTGGCGAACTCCAGACCATTGGCGCCACGACCACCGACGAGTACCGCAAGTACATCGAGAAGGATGCTGCCCTGGAACGCCGCTTCCAGCCGATTCAGGTGTCGGAACCGTCAATCGCCGAGACGATTGAGATTCTCAAGGGCCTGCGTGCACGTTACGAGAATCACCACCATGTGACGATCACCGATGGTGCGCTGCAGTCCGCCGCTGAACTTTCAGCACGGTACATTCAGGACCGCAACCTTCCCGACAAGGCGATCGACCTGATTGACGAGGCGGGTGCGCGTCTGCGTATCAAGCGCCTGACCGCGCCCCCCGAGCTCAAGGAACTCGACAATCGCATCGCGCGCATTGCCAAGGAGAAGGACCAGACGATCAAGGACCAGCAGTTCGAGAAGGCTGCCGAGCTTCGCGACAAGCAGGAGAAGCTTGAGGCCGAGCGCAAGGAGAAGGAGAAGTCCTGGCGTGAGGGCGAATCCGACGTCCGTATGGTCGTCGATGAGGATGTGATCGCCGAGGTGATCTCGCAAAGCACGGGCATTCCGGTGTTCAAGCTCACCCAGGCGGAGTCCAAGAAGCTCATGTCGATGGAGAAGGAACTGCATAAGCGCATCATCGGTCAGGATGAGGCTGTTTCTGCGCTGTCTCGTTCCATCCGTCGTACGCGTGTGGGACTCAAGGACCCGAAGCGTCCGGCGGGATCGTTCATCTTCGCCGGCCCCACTGGCGTGGGCAAGACCGAGCTTGCCAAGGCCCTTGCCCAGTTCCTGTTCGACGATGAGGACGCACTCATTCGTGTCGATATGTCGGAGTTCTCAGAAAAGTACGCGGCTTCGCGCCTGTTCGGAGCCCCTCCGGGATACGTTGGCTATGAGGAGGGCGGCGAGCTCACCGAGAAGGTGCGCCGCAAGCCGTTCTCCGTCGTGCTGTTCGACGAGATTGAAAAGGCCCACCCCGACATCTTCAACACATTGCTGCAGGTGCTGGATGATGGCCACCTGACCGATGGTCAGGGCCGCAAGGTTGACTTCAAGAACACCATCATCATTCTGACGACCAATCTGGGCACGCGTGACATCGCGAAGACCGCCAACACGGGCTTCACGATGGGGGGCAACACCGAGTCGAGTTATCAGCGCATGAAGGACCAGGTGTCGAGCGAGCTCAAGCAGCAGTTCCGCCCCGAGTTCCTCAACCGTTTGGATGACATCATCGTGTTCCGCCAGCTCACTGAACCGCAGGTGCGTCAGATTGTCGATCTCGATGTCACGAAGATCAACGATCGTCTGTTCGAACGTCATATGGAACTCGACCTGACCGACAAGGCCAAGGATCTGCTCGCGGAAAAGGGCTTCGACCCGTTGCTTGGTGCCCGACCGCTGCGTCGTGTGATTCAGCGTGATATTGAAGACACCATTTCCGAGAAGATCCTCATGGGCGATCTGCACGACAACGAACGTGTGATCGTCGATGCCGAAGGTGATGGCATTCTCGGGGAGTTTACGTTCCGCGGCGAGCCTTTCGAGCTCCCGGCAGCAGGCGAAGGGGACGAGTCGAAGGATGTCGTGCCCGAACCTGCGGCTGCGGCGAGTGAGGCCGAATAA
- the aspS gene encoding aspartate--tRNA ligase — translation MSQQTAYRTHHATDVTEGLVGEHVTLAGWVDRRRDHGGVAFIDLRDNTGLVQVVINDEEMAHPLRSEYVIEVDGKVRLRPEGNENDHLATGKVEVVAEKIRVLAKSDALPFQVSTALENESENKLPGEDVRLKYRYLDLRRPAMQRNIKLRSDMMRAARTELDKLGFTEVETPTMIKSTPEGARDFVVPARLVPGSWYALPQSPQLLKQLLMVAGVERYYQFARCYRDEDFRADRQPEFTQLDMEMSFVDQEDVIAMAEQVIKAIWKADGYDIETPIRRIPWQEAMDKYGSDKPDLRFGNELIELTDYFKNTPFRVFQAPYVGAVLFKGGASTPRRQFDAWQDWAKQRGAKGLAYVVFGENGELKGPVAKNLSDEERNGLKEAVGAEDGDAVFFAAGARESSQLLLGAVRVELANRAGLLDPKKFAFCWVVDFPLFKRTDDPDDDDVAVGHSKWTSMHHPFTMPSKDWIDTFDEDPEHAMSDSYDIVCNGNEMGGGSVRIHRDDIQDRVLNVLGITPQEAQDKFGFLLEAFKYGAPPHAGIALGWDRTVALLAGADSIRDVIAFPKAGGGRDPLTGAPAPISDEQRAETGVDYDPEEDED, via the coding sequence ATGAGCCAGCAGACGGCTTATCGTACACATCACGCCACCGACGTGACCGAAGGTCTGGTCGGCGAGCACGTCACGCTTGCCGGTTGGGTGGACCGCCGCCGTGATCATGGCGGCGTGGCATTCATCGATCTGCGTGACAACACCGGTCTGGTGCAGGTGGTCATCAACGACGAGGAGATGGCTCATCCGCTGCGCAGCGAATACGTGATCGAGGTGGACGGCAAGGTTCGCCTGCGTCCGGAGGGCAACGAGAACGACCATCTGGCGACAGGTAAGGTCGAGGTCGTGGCCGAGAAGATCCGCGTGCTCGCAAAGTCCGACGCGTTGCCTTTCCAGGTGTCCACCGCACTCGAAAACGAATCCGAGAACAAGCTGCCGGGCGAGGATGTGCGTCTCAAGTACCGCTACCTCGATCTGCGACGTCCGGCCATGCAGCGCAACATCAAGCTGCGTTCCGACATGATGCGCGCCGCTCGCACCGAACTCGACAAGCTCGGCTTCACCGAGGTCGAGACCCCGACGATGATCAAGTCGACGCCCGAGGGCGCCCGTGACTTCGTTGTCCCGGCACGTCTGGTTCCCGGTTCCTGGTATGCGCTCCCCCAGTCCCCGCAGCTGCTCAAGCAGCTGCTCATGGTGGCCGGTGTCGAACGTTACTACCAGTTCGCGCGCTGCTATCGCGATGAGGACTTCCGCGCAGACCGTCAGCCCGAGTTCACCCAGCTTGACATGGAGATGAGCTTCGTGGATCAGGAAGATGTCATCGCCATGGCCGAACAGGTGATCAAGGCCATCTGGAAGGCCGATGGATACGACATCGAGACGCCGATCCGCCGCATCCCGTGGCAGGAGGCCATGGACAAGTATGGCTCCGACAAGCCTGATCTGCGCTTCGGAAACGAGCTCATCGAACTCACCGATTATTTCAAGAACACGCCGTTCCGCGTGTTCCAGGCCCCATACGTGGGCGCGGTGCTCTTCAAGGGCGGCGCCTCCACCCCCCGTCGCCAGTTCGACGCCTGGCAGGATTGGGCCAAGCAGCGTGGCGCCAAGGGTCTTGCGTACGTCGTGTTCGGCGAGAATGGAGAGCTCAAGGGACCTGTCGCAAAGAACCTCTCCGACGAGGAACGCAATGGGCTCAAGGAAGCTGTGGGTGCCGAGGATGGCGATGCCGTGTTCTTCGCGGCAGGTGCCCGCGAATCCTCCCAGTTGCTGCTCGGTGCCGTACGCGTCGAACTCGCCAACCGCGCCGGTCTGCTCGACCCGAAGAAATTCGCATTCTGCTGGGTGGTCGACTTCCCGCTGTTCAAGCGCACCGACGACCCGGACGACGATGACGTGGCAGTCGGCCATTCCAAGTGGACGTCGATGCACCACCCGTTCACAATGCCGTCGAAGGACTGGATCGACACCTTCGATGAGGATCCCGAGCATGCGATGAGCGATTCCTACGACATCGTGTGCAACGGCAATGAAATGGGCGGCGGCTCGGTGCGTATCCACCGTGACGACATTCAGGACCGCGTGCTCAATGTGCTTGGCATCACGCCTCAGGAGGCTCAGGATAAGTTCGGCTTCCTGCTGGAGGCCTTCAAGTACGGCGCGCCGCCGCACGCAGGCATCGCCCTCGGTTGGGACCGCACGGTCGCGCTGCTCGCCGGTGCGGATTCGATTCGCGATGTCATCGCCTTCCCGAAGGCAGGTGGCGGTCGCGATCCGCTGACAGGCGCACCTGCCCCGATTTCCGACGAACAGCGTGCGGAAACCGGTGTGGATTACGATCCGGAAGAGGATGAGGACTGA
- the hisS gene encoding histidine--tRNA ligase, whose translation MAKGASISGFPEWLPAERVVEQRVIDTLREVFELNGFIGIETRAVEQGSSLLKKGETSKEIYLLSRLQEVGHESDAPVEQRLGLHFDLTVPLSRYVVEHSGALPFPFKRWQIQKVWRGERPQEGRFREFVQADIDVVGDGTLPSHYEVELPLVMVNALERLREFGLPKATVHANNRELSEGFYRGLGLTDIEGVLREIDKLDKIGPQAVTDLLVETCGATEAQANACLELAQVTAKDGQELIEKFNGLCEIHHIPFDGDEYAMAKEGLDTLSMIIDEACRIRPGSVIADLKIARGLDYYTGSVYETFLEGASDLGSICSGGRYDNLATQGNRKYPGVGLSIGLSRLVSYMLHRAGATASRMSPACVLVAVWNEENRGDSNAIANTLRSRGIAADVAPTAAKLGKQIKYADKLGIPYVWFPNENPENDGGDEVKNIITGDQRPADAQSWQPDTVYAQQTVSINADNR comes from the coding sequence GTGGCAAAAGGTGCATCTATATCAGGTTTCCCAGAATGGCTCCCCGCTGAACGCGTGGTGGAGCAGCGTGTCATTGACACGCTTCGTGAGGTATTCGAGCTCAACGGGTTCATCGGCATCGAAACACGTGCCGTCGAACAGGGGTCGAGTCTGTTGAAGAAAGGCGAGACGAGCAAGGAGATCTACCTGCTCTCCCGTCTTCAGGAGGTCGGCCACGAATCCGACGCCCCTGTCGAACAGCGACTCGGCCTGCACTTCGATCTGACGGTTCCGCTGAGCAGGTACGTGGTGGAACATTCCGGCGCGTTGCCGTTCCCGTTCAAACGCTGGCAGATCCAGAAGGTGTGGAGGGGTGAACGCCCTCAGGAGGGGCGTTTCCGCGAGTTCGTGCAGGCCGACATCGACGTGGTCGGCGACGGCACGCTCCCCTCGCACTACGAGGTGGAGCTTCCGTTGGTCATGGTGAACGCATTGGAACGGCTGCGTGAGTTCGGCCTGCCGAAGGCCACCGTGCATGCGAACAACCGCGAGCTGTCCGAGGGCTTCTACCGCGGGCTTGGTCTGACCGACATCGAAGGCGTGCTGCGTGAGATCGACAAACTCGACAAGATCGGACCCCAAGCGGTGACCGATCTGCTCGTTGAGACCTGCGGTGCCACCGAGGCACAGGCTAATGCCTGCTTGGAGCTTGCACAAGTCACCGCAAAAGACGGCCAGGAGCTCATTGAGAAGTTCAATGGACTGTGCGAAATCCACCACATCCCGTTCGACGGCGACGAGTACGCCATGGCGAAGGAGGGTCTGGACACCCTTTCAATGATCATCGACGAGGCCTGCCGCATTCGCCCCGGCTCGGTCATCGCCGATCTCAAGATCGCCCGCGGTCTTGATTACTACACGGGCTCCGTATACGAGACGTTCCTCGAAGGTGCAAGCGATCTGGGATCGATCTGCTCAGGTGGCCGTTACGACAATCTGGCCACGCAGGGCAACCGCAAATACCCTGGAGTGGGTCTCTCAATCGGCCTGTCTCGCCTGGTCTCCTACATGCTGCACAGGGCGGGCGCCACGGCAAGCCGCATGTCGCCGGCGTGTGTGCTCGTGGCCGTATGGAACGAGGAGAACCGAGGGGACTCGAATGCCATCGCCAATACGTTGCGTTCCCGCGGCATCGCGGCCGATGTGGCCCCCACGGCGGCCAAACTCGGCAAGCAGATCAAGTACGCCGACAAACTCGGAATCCCATACGTCTGGTTCCCGAATGAGAACCCCGAGAACGACGGCGGTGACGAGGTGAAGAACATCATCACCGGAGATCAGCGTCCAGCTGATGCACAGTCGTGGCAACCGGATACTGTGTATGCCCAGCAAACCGTTTCCATCAATGCCGACAACCGTTGA
- a CDS encoding DUF349 domain-containing protein, with translation MADSNVTESKITDNAVANDEATKPTAAAPSPAAMKAHAPSPAVLAKSPVAHPAPSSSHDDVELKEAESFGRVDDNGTVYVKEGEGEREVGQFPDASADEALALYARRYLDLKAKLDVFANRLKSNSIKPREIDETLAALTEEVKQPAVVGNIPALQSQLEELRKKAAAKKEAIAKARKEAMAKAIAERTSIVEKAEALAAGLGDNTNWRSTADKFRSLFEQWQEHQRTTIRIDKSEADALWKRFSGARTTFNQARRKWAQARDAERSHAKAQKEAIIAEANEIKDSTAWGETSRQFNELMDRWKKAGRAGRNEDDALWAQFRAAADTFFNARQADREQISSNEKENLAQKEALLVKAEALVPVKTEEQAKQARAKLAQIQEEWDQIGYVPREDMRRIEGRLDAVDNQIKAVEDAAWKKTDPEADARKSSFEGQLKAQLAELDEQIAKESDAKKKAKLEAEKATKEQWLNAIM, from the coding sequence ATGGCCGATTCCAACGTCACCGAATCCAAGATCACAGACAACGCAGTCGCGAACGACGAGGCGACGAAGCCGACCGCAGCCGCGCCGAGCCCGGCGGCCATGAAGGCGCATGCTCCCTCCCCGGCTGTTCTCGCCAAGAGCCCTGTGGCGCATCCGGCGCCATCGTCGTCGCATGACGATGTCGAGCTCAAGGAGGCGGAGAGCTTCGGCCGTGTGGATGACAACGGCACCGTATATGTGAAGGAAGGCGAGGGCGAGCGTGAGGTGGGGCAATTCCCTGACGCGTCGGCAGACGAGGCGTTGGCCCTGTACGCGCGACGTTACCTCGATCTCAAGGCCAAACTCGACGTGTTCGCAAACCGACTCAAGTCCAACTCGATTAAGCCCCGTGAAATCGACGAGACGCTCGCCGCGCTGACCGAGGAGGTTAAGCAGCCGGCTGTTGTGGGCAACATCCCCGCACTCCAATCCCAGTTGGAGGAGCTGCGCAAGAAGGCCGCCGCGAAAAAGGAGGCCATCGCGAAGGCTCGCAAGGAGGCCATGGCCAAGGCGATCGCCGAACGCACCTCCATTGTGGAAAAGGCCGAGGCCCTTGCCGCCGGACTGGGCGATAATACGAACTGGCGTTCCACCGCCGACAAGTTCCGTTCACTGTTCGAGCAGTGGCAGGAGCATCAGCGCACCACGATCCGCATCGATAAGTCTGAGGCGGATGCTCTGTGGAAGCGCTTCTCAGGTGCCCGCACCACCTTCAATCAGGCTCGTCGCAAGTGGGCCCAGGCCCGTGACGCCGAGCGGTCCCACGCCAAGGCGCAGAAGGAGGCGATCATCGCCGAAGCCAACGAAATCAAGGATTCCACAGCTTGGGGCGAGACCTCGCGCCAGTTCAACGAACTCATGGACCGTTGGAAGAAGGCAGGTCGCGCCGGTCGGAATGAGGATGATGCACTGTGGGCGCAGTTCCGCGCTGCTGCCGATACGTTCTTCAATGCGCGTCAGGCCGACCGTGAACAGATCAGCTCCAACGAGAAGGAGAATCTGGCGCAGAAGGAGGCGTTGTTGGTGAAGGCCGAGGCACTCGTGCCGGTGAAGACCGAGGAACAGGCCAAGCAGGCACGTGCCAAGCTCGCGCAGATTCAGGAGGAGTGGGATCAGATCGGCTATGTGCCGCGTGAGGACATGCGCCGCATCGAGGGGCGTCTGGATGCCGTGGACAACCAGATCAAGGCCGTCGAAGATGCTGCTTGGAAGAAGACCGACCCCGAGGCAGACGCCCGTAAGTCGAGCTTCGAAGGCCAACTCAAGGCGCAGCTCGCCGAGCTGGACGAGCAGATTGCCAAGGAGTCCGACGCCAAGAAGAAGGCCAAACTGGAAGCCGAGAAGGCGACCAAGGAGCAATGGCTCAACGCCATCATGTGA
- a CDS encoding alpha/beta hydrolase, producing MTTSTHTEEITVMRDGLKLHGRIDAPQGEPKGPVVILMHGFMADLGYEPGSLLQQVSDQLVEAGFTSVRFDFNGRGNSDGSFANSDVYNQVEDAIAVLNFVRDRFEPAEISLLGHSQGGVIAGMTAGMYADVVHSLALLAPAASIKDDALRGRVLGVPFDPYHIPRRITLADGKHEVTGKYSRIAKTIPVYEAAAMFKGPALAIQGEQDKVIDPNCARNYGNAMANCTVSLYTNLDHKFNGDDRMRAIGEAVAFLQTHHEVA from the coding sequence ATGACGACGAGCACACATACCGAGGAAATCACCGTGATGCGTGATGGGCTGAAGCTTCATGGACGCATCGACGCACCGCAGGGCGAACCGAAGGGGCCGGTGGTGATTCTGATGCACGGGTTCATGGCCGATCTGGGGTATGAACCCGGCAGCCTGCTTCAGCAGGTGAGCGACCAGCTCGTCGAAGCGGGATTCACGTCCGTGAGGTTCGATTTCAACGGTCGTGGCAACAGTGATGGTTCATTTGCGAATTCCGACGTCTACAATCAAGTGGAGGACGCCATCGCGGTACTCAATTTTGTACGCGACCGCTTCGAACCGGCGGAGATCTCGTTGCTCGGGCATTCACAGGGCGGTGTGATTGCAGGCATGACGGCAGGCATGTATGCCGATGTGGTCCATTCCCTGGCCCTGCTTGCGCCTGCGGCTTCGATCAAGGATGACGCATTGCGCGGACGTGTGCTGGGAGTCCCATTCGACCCCTATCACATTCCGCGGCGCATTACGCTCGCTGATGGCAAGCATGAGGTCACCGGCAAGTACTCTCGCATCGCCAAGACGATTCCGGTGTATGAGGCGGCTGCCATGTTCAAGGGACCCGCTCTGGCGATTCAGGGCGAGCAGGACAAGGTGATCGATCCCAACTGCGCGCGCAACTACGGCAACGCGATGGCGAACTGCACCGTGAGCCTGTACACGAACCTCGACCACAAGTTCAACGGCGATGACCGCATGCGCGCGATAGGCGAGGCAGTGGCATTCCTTCAGACGCATCACGAGGTGGCCTGA